Within Leptospira dzoumogneensis, the genomic segment AAGTGCAGGATAACGGTTTAGGAATTGACTTAAATAAACATGGGGATCAAATTTTTAAATTACACAAAAGATTTCACCGGAACACGGACGGAAGAGGTTTGGGTCTTTTTATGACCAAAAACCAGATCGAGTCCTTAGGAGGAGAGATCCATGTGGAGAGCACCCCCGGACAGGGCACGAAATTTATAATTCTTCTTTCTAAAGCAAATGAATTCGCTATCTAAAAAACAGAAACTTTTACTTGTAGATGACGATGCTATCTTCGTTGAGATCGCTAAAAGAACCATCGAAAAGACAGGAGCGGTTGAAAGTTTAAAAGTGTTTCCGGATGGGGAAGGTGCTATCAGCTTTTTGAGAGAACACCAAAGCGAGCCGGATATCATCCCTGATTTTATCTTTTTAGATATTAATATGCCTTTTATGGACGGATGGCAATTTTTAGACGAGTACGCAAACTTCGTGAACTTACTCAGTAAGAAGCCCGAAATTTATATGGTCAGCTCTTCCGTAGACGATTCGGATCTAAGAAGAGCTAAAGAAATCCCATTAGTAAAAGATTATATAATTAAGCCTGTGTCTTTGGATTCGTTCAAAAAAATCCTAACGAATCAAGTTTAATTTACTCTCCACCGCCCAGGGAGAATGCTCTTTTTCCCTGAAACTTATACAAATTATCCGTTTGGATACTATCTAATCCGGCTTCTGAAATTCTAAGTAGTAATTTTGCGATTTGTTCCGGCTGTATCTTGATAAAACCGTCTCCCGATTCGTTGTCAGGAGTTTCAGGGCTTACGAATCTACATCTCCAATGATCCGTTAAAAAAGTTTCAGGAGCTCCGTTGGGATAAACTTTGACCCCTCTATTTGTGATCATTCTGAGTTTCAGATCTCCGGAGACTGCACTTAGTTTTTTAGCAAGATCTTCCGAAGTTCCAGGTTCCCAATCTAAAAATACGTCTACTCCCACTAGTTCTTTTTGTAGGGCTTTCCTTTTGTATTCGGGGATATGGATCGCTTTCGCTTTTCCGAAAGAGATAGGTTTGAATTTTTCGGGGAGATGGCCAAGATTTCCGATCACAGCTTCTCCAAATTCTTTTGTTCCTACTTTGATACGACTTACACCTGCTTTGTAAATATCTCCGGTATGAATTCCTTCTTCAATAGTAAGTAACCAAGCATTTTGGATCTTCGCAGCTATATCAGGTTGCCCTAAATGGACAAGCATCATCACTGCTGCATTGATCAGTCCGCTTGGGTTTGCGATATTTTTTCCTGCGATATCGGGAGCGGAACCGTGGATCGCTTCGAACATGGAGACAACTTCTCCTATATTTGCGGATCCTGCCATACCGACTGAACCTGCAACTTGAGCGACTATATCCGAAATAATATCTCCATATAAGTTTAAAGTGACAACCACATCGTAAGCCTGAGGTCTTTCCGCTAAGTGAGCCGCACCTATATCGATGATCTCGCTTGCCGCTTCTAGATCAGGATATTCTTTTGCAATTTCTTTGAACACATCATGGAACAAACCGTCGGATTGTTTCATGATATTGTCTTTTACCATCGCGGTTACTTTTTTTCTGCCATAGGCTTTCGCATATTCGAAGGCATAACGGATGATCTTTTCGGAACCCGGTCTTGAAATTAATTTTAAACATTGGACGGTGTCCGAAGTTTGTTTGTGTTCTATTCCGGTATAAAGATCTTCTTCATTCTCTCTTACGATAACCACATCTAACTTGGGATGTTTTGTATCTACATAAGGATAAAGTGAAATACAAGGTCTAACGTTCGCAAAAAGCCCTAAGGTGGTCCTAACGGTTACATTCAAACTTTTGTAACCGCCTCCCTGAGGAGTAGTGATCGGAGCTTTAAAAAATACTTTTGTATCGCGGAGAATGTCCCAAGATTCAGGTTCTATTCCTGCGCTATGGCCTTTTTTGTAGACCTGCTCTCCGATATCTATAAAGACCGGTTCGACGCTCGCACCTGCCGCTTCTAAGATCCTAAGAGTGGCGTCCATGATCTCAGGACCGATCCCATCTCCCTTAGCAACAGCGATTTTTTTCTTCGAGCTCATACCGACCTCCGGTTTTTATAATGTGAAATATTTTGACATTTTCGAATATCCACACCCGATGTAGGAGTTCCAACAAACGTTTGTTTCTAGTCTTATTTCAACCGATGAGGTACTTGGGTCAATCTGGATTAGGTCCAGGGATAGAATTCCAGCAGATCTCCTTCTTTCAGATTTTCCGTTTCTGAAAATTGGACTCCTAGTCCGTCTGAAAATATTCCTGCTCGAATATCTCCGCTTCCGTTAAACTTCTTTTCAGATAAAAAGGTTTGGCCTTTGGTCTCATAAGAAACCGGGAAGAACTCGGTCAGTTTGTTTTTCTTTTTTCTTTCTCCCGCAAAAGGCAAACAGATAGGTTTCTCTGAAGAATGACCCAAAAATTTTCGCAGATATGCTTCTACAAAGATCCGAAAACAAACTTGAACGCTGAAAGGATTTCCAGGCAGACCGAAGACTGCTTGCTCCTTCTTTTTGCCGAACCAAATCGGTTTTCCAGGTTTGATCCTTACCTTATGAAAAATTTCTTTCACTCCGGAAGTTTCCAGAATTTTAGGAACCAGGTCTAGATTTCCCATAGAAACACCACCTGAGAGAATGAGAAGATCGGAATCTAAACCTTCCTGAACCGCTTTTTCTAAAATGGTAGGATCGTCACCTGCTCGAGTAACGGATATTGGAACTATACCATATTTTTGTAATAAAGATCGGATAGAATAAGAATTAGAATCTCTGATCTGCCAAGGTTTTGGGGTCTCACCAGGACCTACGATCTCGTTTCCAGTGGAGATCACTCTTACACGCGGAAGTTTAGAAGTTTGAACTGAATATTTTCCTAAGGAAGAAAGTAAAGAAAGAACGGATGCACTGATCAAAGTCCCTTCTTTTAAGATTTCTTGATTTCTTTTTAGATCTTCTCCTTGGATCGCTATATTGGAGAAGGAGCCGGATTTTTCCGTTCTGAAACGGACCTGTTTCTTTCCATTAGAAATTCCTAAATCTTCGGAATCTTCTATCTTTATGACTAGATCGAAACCTTCCGGAACGGGGGCGCCCGTCATAATTCGGATGGCTTCTTCTCCGCTTTCTAATTGGAAAGATTCACCAGCGTGTAGTTCTCTTGTGTAAGAATAGACTCGATCTTCCGAAAAGCCTTCCGACTTTAATGCGAATCCATCCATGGTTGCACGATGAAAAGGAGGATAATCCCGATCCGCATGGATCTTTTCTCTCAGCACCTTACCAAGAGAATTTTCCAAGTCCGTATTTTCGGAAGAAGATACGCTCGCAGAAGATTCTACGAGTTTGAGTGCCTCTTGGACAGAGATCAATGTCCTTCTCCTCTCATCATTTTTTTTGCATGAAATACTGCAGGAAGAATTGCCTGCAAACTTTCAGTGGCGCCATTTGTGCTTCCTGGTACGGACACTATTAACGTTTTACCGATCCTGCCTGCGATGGATCTGGACAACATTGCAAATGGAGTTCTGTCTTGGCCGAAGGATCTCATTGCTTCCGCAATACCCGGGATCTCTTGTTCTAGGATCTCTTTTATTGCTTCCGGAGTATTGTCTCTCGGCCCGAGTCCTGTTCCGCCCGTGGTGACGATCAGATCCAAACCTAGTTTAGACCATTCTAATATTGTATTTCTGATCTGCTC encodes:
- a CDS encoding NADP-dependent isocitrate dehydrogenase, which gives rise to MSSKKKIAVAKGDGIGPEIMDATLRILEAAGASVEPVFIDIGEQVYKKGHSAGIEPESWDILRDTKVFFKAPITTPQGGGYKSLNVTVRTTLGLFANVRPCISLYPYVDTKHPKLDVVIVRENEEDLYTGIEHKQTSDTVQCLKLISRPGSEKIIRYAFEYAKAYGRKKVTAMVKDNIMKQSDGLFHDVFKEIAKEYPDLEAASEIIDIGAAHLAERPQAYDVVVTLNLYGDIISDIVAQVAGSVGMAGSANIGEVVSMFEAIHGSAPDIAGKNIANPSGLINAAVMMLVHLGQPDIAAKIQNAWLLTIEEGIHTGDIYKAGVSRIKVGTKEFGEAVIGNLGHLPEKFKPISFGKAKAIHIPEYKRKALQKELVGVDVFLDWEPGTSEDLAKKLSAVSGDLKLRMITNRGVKVYPNGAPETFLTDHWRCRFVSPETPDNESGDGFIKIQPEQIAKLLLRISEAGLDSIQTDNLYKFQGKRAFSLGGGE
- a CDS encoding response regulator, translating into MNSLSKKQKLLLVDDDAIFVEIAKRTIEKTGAVESLKVFPDGEGAISFLREHQSEPDIIPDFIFLDINMPFMDGWQFLDEYANFVNLLSKKPEIYMVSSSVDDSDLRRAKEIPLVKDYIIKPVSLDSFKKILTNQV
- a CDS encoding molybdopterin molybdotransferase MoeA, whose amino-acid sequence is MISVQEALKLVESSASVSSSENTDLENSLGKVLREKIHADRDYPPFHRATMDGFALKSEGFSEDRVYSYTRELHAGESFQLESGEEAIRIMTGAPVPEGFDLVIKIEDSEDLGISNGKKQVRFRTEKSGSFSNIAIQGEDLKRNQEILKEGTLISASVLSLLSSLGKYSVQTSKLPRVRVISTGNEIVGPGETPKPWQIRDSNSYSIRSLLQKYGIVPISVTRAGDDPTILEKAVQEGLDSDLLILSGGVSMGNLDLVPKILETSGVKEIFHKVRIKPGKPIWFGKKKEQAVFGLPGNPFSVQVCFRIFVEAYLRKFLGHSSEKPICLPFAGERKKKNKLTEFFPVSYETKGQTFLSEKKFNGSGDIRAGIFSDGLGVQFSETENLKEGDLLEFYPWT